In Mastigocladopsis repens PCC 10914, a single window of DNA contains:
- a CDS encoding TIGR03643 family protein yields MNLPELSSETVNRIIEMAWEDRTPFEAIEKQFGLEEKQVIALMRREMKASSFRMWRERVSGRKTKHLQKREFTAGRFKSDNQKT; encoded by the coding sequence ATGAACTTACCAGAACTTAGTTCCGAAACAGTTAACCGCATCATTGAAATGGCATGGGAAGACCGAACACCATTTGAGGCAATAGAAAAACAATTCGGTTTGGAAGAAAAGCAGGTGATAGCCCTGATGCGCCGTGAAATGAAAGCATCCAGTTTTCGGATGTGGCGAGAACGTGTAAGTGGGCGTAAAACTAAGCATTTACAAAAGCGAGAGTTTACCGCAGGTCGATTTAAGTCAGACAATCAAAAGACTTGA